From the Arctopsyche grandis isolate Sample6627 chromosome 2, ASM5162203v2, whole genome shotgun sequence genome, the window aatatttattttaataaaataaataaacaagtgcatgatatattgtaataaaataaatcaacaacaatgaaaatgtttttgatAAGATCTGTCTTTTTCTTGTTCTCTTTGCCGGGGAAGGTTAATACCTACTGttgtatttaggcttgcacttatgtacacatataacgACATCTGtcgttatatgtatacattactatttttaaattaaatgagcaTCCCCtctggcagctaaataatgtcttgcttagaGAAAAAAGTAATCCATAAAAAATAGTCTTAATGAATGGGTATTAAATTCCTAAATAAAGGTACTAAAATTCcaggaaaaaaatgtattttttgcagttattttttttaaaagcatcAGTTTCTTGACTGGCATTCGTCCTTtttagtcgaaaaaaaataagtcaaacataccCGAAAACACCTACTTGGTGTTTGAAAACACCACTTAATCCGAGCACTGACGTGCATGGATTAAGTAAAAATTTGCAGCTCAGTGACGGATCACCTGCACCCGAATAATCAAGAGCACTCTTGTataggtctgttaccgagagttggcgcgaacaaatgcgcttgtgttgtgtcggtgaataggtgtatagcaGGGGTGGCCAAACTTTTGATCACTGCGGGCGatctgtttttaaattattggcgGCGGTCAACTAACATTGTGTGTTAAGTCAGCGGTTACGAAACTTTTTCGGTTCAAGTTAAATTACCtcttttttgccttctagggcttcgccctcggtgcccccctgagcctttgccttctaggtcttcgcccctctgcaccccccttagctattgccgtttagggcttcgcccctctgcgcccccccttagctaatgccttttagggctgcggctacgcccccttcggggcacCATGGGGCTgcaccccataaggctgcgccccctttggggccccatgcggctgagctccataagactgcgccccatgaggccgCGCCCCCCTGCgacccttcggggccccatgcggctgagctccataaggctgcgccccataaggctgcgccccataaggctgcgccccataaggctgcgccccataaggctacgcccccctttggggccccatgggactGCGCCCCCTATGGctgcgcccctctgcgcccccttcggggccccatgtggctgagccccataagactgcgcccccgtgggggtgaatccattgaatcgaaaaaagtcaaatcggcgcctatgaatcgaaaaaaaaaaaaatcgaatcatttgttcgatgacggctgcgccccatgtggctgcgcccccctgggcccccttcggggccccatgcggctgcgcaccataaggctgcggccccatggggctgtgccccctgtggcgcccctggcggggctcCATGGGACTACACCCCTTGCGCCTGTTAAACGGGAGCGATGTTTGGTTTTGATTGCATTCATGGTAGAAAATGTTGCTTCGCAGAGGTAAGTAGACCCGAAAAAAGTTATTAACTTGCCGCACATCTCCAAAaacatagatattttttttcacaaatttaattCCAATAACTATTTTGAGAAGAAGTTcttgatttcaaaaatatatcacatttttatttaagtacTTCATCCTCAACTAGTTTTTTGTCCACAtccaaaaaatcttttaattttattcatacttttatttgtatttcatcattgaacgGGAATGATACGAATAATGTTAAACTCATTTCGTAACAGATATCTTGTTTGCATATTGATCATATTCGTGCGAGTTTCTGTCTATAGATATGGCAGCCATATTTTGGAATTGTTTTAAATCCTCTCTCCTCAATTGTGCTTCTAGGAGGGAAAATCTCCCCttgaatgcatgtacatacgtcGCCAACGTTTTTTTCTTTCCCTGAAGTTGCACATTTAATTCATTTAGCTTTCCTGTCATGTCAGATAGAAAAGCAAGACCACGCACCCACTTATCATCTTTCAATTGGGGATATGATTTACTAACACTTGCcataaacttttttatttaaggcAATAGAttcaagaatatttttaaaaacttggcACGGCTTAGCCACCTTACGTCAGTGTGTACTAGTAATTCCCCGAGATCAGATTCACATTCCTTTAGTAATGTTCTGATTCTGCGTCTTTGCGAACTTATTCCACGaatagaataaattattttgaatgcgaCATTCATCACATCGTCTGGATTTAATTATCCATCCAAATATCCATTTACCATTACACTATCCATCTTTGTGCTCAAATGTAATGGTAGTTGGTAAAACTTGGAATATcatcataatttttacaaatagttataaataaacCCATTATGATTCTCAACCATCGCAGGAGCTCCATCAGTCACCAGTAATTGACACCagtttatgtatttgaaattctgttttattaataaaatacttaaacgaagtatataagtacatatgtatgtatatcttgacCTCTCGTTTGTTATCTTCATCGGTAAAATTGTTTACAGTTCTTCTCTAACAGACCAGTCGACCGCGATCGAAGCTTTAGCCACCCCTGGTGGCCAaatacatctatatatgtatgtatataaaattgaatgtctgtctctgTGTCTCgtgtaggctcctaaaccactgaaccgattacgatggaactttcaggatttgttgtatgcatgtccgggaagattactgtgtaaaaaaaaacgagaaaaaccctcttaataataatattcgtaattacgattttactgacgcgaaagtaaagctatcccatcccgccttcaacgcatcacgtcgcgagtgtgacaataatcgtgCCACGCCTACcttgcactcgaatgtactgaccattcagggctatACCAcaaacacagcggatggcccacgtcaacaaatgtATCTAtgccaatatataaaattgaatgtctgtgtaaGGGGAACgataacgggaacgagaattgcacgcgttattgtggaatTGCAATGCATGTCTGGTTCAgctagcatgtacatatgtaccggtctccgtgacgagccagaatgttaaattacagatgtcgatggggaagtcttcataccatactttttcaatggtatcttttaatgattgatggctagacacatttgttttactaatcttatatttaaaagccatccataaattttcaattgggtttaaatcgggactattcccaggccatgttaatgtctttacacccaattcctgcaaataaacccgaacctaaaaaaaagcaacaaaactatttcagtattttgaccgaaatattattaattacattcaataccattaaataaaattaatactcactaatttagctcgatgacaaggggcagagtcatattggaatatgacatcatcagaatttgaaagatgattttccattgatgggataaaactttcttctagaatttttttatatgctattccgTTAATGGAACCTTGCAGAAACGGTATTCCACCAAttcaataataagaaaaacatcccTAAACTATGTGGCTTGGGGGATGCTTCACTGTTTTCATGGTATATTTTTGGTCGAATCTTTctccaacttttcttcgaacatacggaaaaccatcgtaACTGAAGAGGTTGAATTTCAACTCATCAGAAAATATCACTTGTCGCCAATCCGATGTTGTCCAATTTTTGTGGTATTTCGACACTCTAATCGATTTTTCACCATTTTCTTCgtaagtaatggttttttcgcAGGTTTCCGTGCTTACAGtgcagcttctctgagtcgtcttcttaaggttacatcactaatttcaattgaaaattgatccgagatctcttttcttatctctacagcagttttgaaccgtTTCCGTAAAGATAATAAGAGCtatcaggcgatcttgtctctcggatgtgcatcttttcggtcctgtccccttcttacgagcaaaacttccagaatcctttttctttttcattattcttgacacagtagatacagaacattccatttgttgagaaattgatcgCAATAAAAATCCAGAGTCTGCCAaagccgcgatttttatattctcctccaatgatagttgagtgtattgtcgcatggtatttttattttcaacgatttcgatcatacacctcgaaaactcacactaaactgaactcaaatcgtagaaaacaatcatatgtaaaagacccgatcgttaaaaaccacacacctaaaaggacaatatttttattgcccaaaaatcgtaaaatcacaagtgCTCCGGTTTCCTAAACCGCGAcggtagcttcttaagaatactcaaatacttaaatgagaatccgaaagcctatttctgtCAGTTCTAGgcttttcttcgattttaattttcaatacatggaataattcatcggtaaggtcaagtgCATCGTATTAAGATTTTCTCAGAATAGAATTACATGTAACGATTTTCGCCAAACGCACagaatcaatattttcataaaactccCACGTTCTGGGAATGCGCAATTAGGGaactgctaaacaacaaacctttgagaatattttgatttattatttcccttcgtgcagtcttgaaaatgttgtatattttcaagatttttttaatccaattcccgtgattcgagataagaattatCGGGACACGGGACAGCAAAAGtttcgtgaattcccgggaatgtttgtcccgggccgacccgggtcagaaactctagtatgtacatacatatatacaattgaatgtctgtctgtgtgtctcgtataggctccttaaccactgaaccgattacgatggaactttcaggatttgttgtatgcatatccgggaagattgctgtgaaaaaaaatcacccaaaacggGAACGgtcatttcaaatgtgttcgttgtctgcgttattgtggcattgcaacgcatgccgggttcagctagttcaataataaataaaaaatgaccattgacacgaaagccatttgaaacgtaaaggaggtaagtaaaaaaaaaaagacgcaCAGTTTCTTTCGCGAGCTTCTATGCGATTACGAAAACGTACCAACTCTCACTAATCTTACCAGTGTACATAATTGATCATATTTTGCGCGTTGACAAAATTTTACAACATATGCAATAAGCGCCCGACACAGAAGATGAACCCTGTTTCGCGCAATACAAAGCTTCAGGCATGCTCAGTGCGGTATCGCCACATTTGAGGGGGCATCATACATTTGCCACTAGGCATTCGTCACTTTGGTTTCGAACACTCAACAGTGCCGTGTCGTCTACTGGTGTTCGTCTACCTTGGAGTCGACCAGCTCTGCCTAGCCGTGAATTCGCCTCATTTGGTAAAAACTATTCTttactttaaaatttcaatgttcATCGAGAGTTATTTTGAAAccgataatattttatatagttgCTTTTATTAAAGGTGGCCATTTgttgaagagcttttatataGATCGACATCTAAAATTCGTTCGTCGtggtttttcaaattcaatactaggacattttttctgaaaatattttttttaatgcttggTTTATTAAAAGCGCTAATATTCATTGTCTTGAACGCTCTTGCAAaatcttactttttttttattttaccaacaTTTTAACGTTTCTACGTTCAATCGCTGCGCTGCATCACTGGACCGcatattgttcatcaaagaCTAAATAGCATTTGTTCCTCGTTAACGGTGATAATTAGAGGTAGAATAGTCACAGtgttatccattgttcggcaaacctttaacaatgcatttacaacctttgaagaatacacggccccctcagactccggtgactagtgataatATTCGACTAATTTGCTGATAATTTTCCGTAGATTGATCTCGCCGAAAGCTTTAATTTTCCAAACCATCTGCTAAATACCATTagttaaaaaacatttatttagttCGACATCCAAATTTcgttctttgttgtttttcaaaatcaatactatgtcattttttctaaaaatagtttttttaatatttcgattATTAAAAACGCTAATATTCATTTTCTTGAACGCTCTTATAAaatcttactttttttttcattttaccaaCATTTTAACGTTTCtacgtaaatattcattttctgGAATGTTCTTATAAAATCTCAAGATCACAAGACTGGCTAGAATAACACTCAGTGATTTTACAAACATTTTAACGTTTATACGTTCAATTGCGCTGTATCACTGGACCACATATTCTTCACCAAGGATCAAAGTTCATTTGTTCCTAGTTAACAGTGAAAATATTCTACTAATTTTCTTAGATTGATTTCGCCGAAGGCTTTGAATTTTCAATCCATCTGTTAAAACTACTAttagtataaaaaatgtgtactggttttatctcagcTTTGTACTGGTAGAGCCAGTACGAATGGTCGAAATGGACGTTTTTATCTTCAATAATATGTTACTGTTTAAATTGCACTGTAATGTAATCATCATTCTATCGTTCATATCCAAGCTCTATTTATCATTActgattaattataatttaaaaatttgtgtaTTTTAGCACAATTGTCGATTTGTCGATCAATTTCCGTCCAAATAAGGCTTTAGCGTTCCCCCCGTAATCGCGGagtgtccaatttttttttctttgtggaTTGTGGCTGCATTATAATAAAAGCgcgtttttttatattcaaaattatttattaaagaattttgaatataaaatttatcaaactatatattttttttttgataaatttactaCATCATTGATGTAATGAATTTTGCAAACTGTTTTCGATTGGTTTTAAGACCGAAAACATTATGTGTAAAGGCAGtgttaaaaagatttttaaaattgtttcaatattcgGAAACGTACATTGTAACAaggtatacataagtacatctcGATAGGATTAGTGATGTCTTAAGAAATGCCACAAATTGTACCTAAATttcatctttaaaatatttaccgtCAATatgtttcttatatgtattgtagTCAACTATAATATTTGACTAAAATTAATCTCATCGCGCATCTCCCCCGAATTGTAACTTCGTTTTTTCACGCCTAGTGTCTTTATATTCTTGAGTTTTAGTAAGAATATTcgcataatttttttctatttcaccGAATTCGTTCTTTGTGTTTcgaatgaaatatgaaatagaTTTTATTACACAATTCTGTAACGATTTACTTGCtctaaaacaataatttatccCATAAAGTTGTTGTCCAAACACGCCTATACGTCATAGGTTAATTTGCCCATAGGtttttcaaagttgtttttcaCAGTCCCTAACTTATATAAGAGcccatttaatattttagcCTTCAAATGAAATTCACCTTTGCACTTTCCAGCTATATTTACTCTGTTGTTTGTATAATCGGCCCCTACATTTTTGTAAGGATTCTAATACGATTCGCTCGAGATATtcttattttttgatttaaccCCAAATCTCAAGACGAACTGGTCCATATGGAGTTGAGTCAACAATATtcgaataataaaattctgcctGAAATTATACGTTATTTTACATTACGTTGCTTCGAAATTAGACGTTACTTCGCTGCctatttaacttaaaaattatcgtatatgtacgtacttacatatatcgtaCGATAAATG encodes:
- the LOC143922352 gene encoding general transcription factor II-I repeat domain-containing protein 2B-like, which gives rise to MPEALYCAKQGSSSVSGAYCICYDVMNVAFKIIYSIRGISSQRRRIRTLLKECESDLGELLVHTDFMASVSKSYPQLKDDKWVRGLAFLSDMTGKLNELNVQLQGKKKTLATYVHAFKGRFSLLEAQLRREDLKQFQNMAAISIDRNSHEYDQYANKISVTK